A stretch of the Archangium violaceum genome encodes the following:
- a CDS encoding vWA domain-containing protein has product MKASYTLSRPVLPVGTSSKVDLLVTFKAEASEASAKRSLNLSLVIDRSGSMAGVPLKHALQASRQLVERMGPEDWLSIVTYDDAVHSVLMPTRVTDKAAIGSVLSQVRAGGCTNLSGGWLKGVEHVSANKASERINRVLLLTDGQANMGITDPKTLVSTAREKSAAGVITTTLGFGANFNEDLLIGMANAGEGHFYYIQTPEDAGGVFGIEMEGLGSIVAQNLEVTLKPAPTVKVASVLNRYRFESRGQEVEVGLGDVYSTEERQLAAELSVDAGAEGGAVTLATLVYRAQTVVDGAIREISGEVPIVATLAAASESAAVSADKNVLAQTNRLRIARVKDQAVELADKGDFTMASQRLRQVIAELSTHLDKASYDIAEEVEQLAHYAQRLESRKYDPVIRKELRDQSYQAGTRSRGDLALRGTAGGSADGLEAVSSAGTGIVLECVREGGKLRIHAASEGYDPSFNVQFPRSVREEGVTYVVDKLEPSGDGTFYRVVGSIKRLVRPGQERAARASDATPAKKSKPTASKVTAGSAADLPTTNSVGTGVIVQCIKEGSKLRARVVSDGYDPDLNIRFPRDIREENVLYVVDEIITTGNGGSYIACGDIRRLVQ; this is encoded by the coding sequence ATGAAGGCTTCCTATACGCTCAGCCGTCCCGTGCTTCCCGTCGGTACCTCGTCCAAGGTCGACCTGCTGGTGACGTTCAAGGCGGAGGCTTCGGAGGCATCCGCGAAGCGCTCGCTCAATCTCAGCCTCGTCATCGATCGCTCGGGTTCCATGGCGGGCGTCCCGCTGAAGCACGCCCTGCAGGCCTCGCGGCAGCTCGTGGAGCGGATGGGTCCCGAGGACTGGCTCTCCATCGTCACCTATGACGACGCGGTGCACTCGGTCCTCATGCCCACGCGCGTCACGGACAAGGCCGCCATCGGCTCGGTGCTCTCCCAGGTTCGCGCTGGCGGGTGCACCAACCTCAGCGGTGGTTGGTTGAAGGGGGTGGAGCACGTGAGCGCCAACAAGGCCAGCGAGCGCATCAACCGCGTGCTGCTGCTCACGGACGGCCAGGCCAACATGGGTATCACCGACCCGAAGACGCTCGTCTCCACGGCCCGGGAGAAGTCCGCCGCTGGCGTCATCACCACCACGCTTGGCTTTGGCGCCAACTTCAACGAGGACCTGCTCATCGGCATGGCCAACGCCGGCGAGGGGCATTTCTATTACATCCAGACTCCGGAGGACGCCGGGGGCGTGTTCGGCATCGAGATGGAGGGCCTGGGCTCCATCGTCGCGCAGAACCTGGAGGTGACGCTCAAGCCGGCGCCCACGGTGAAGGTGGCGAGCGTGCTCAATCGCTACCGCTTCGAGTCCCGCGGCCAGGAGGTGGAGGTGGGGCTGGGCGATGTGTACTCCACGGAGGAGCGGCAGCTCGCGGCGGAGCTGTCCGTGGACGCGGGGGCGGAGGGCGGTGCTGTAACGCTGGCCACTCTGGTGTACCGGGCGCAGACGGTGGTGGACGGGGCCATCCGGGAGATTTCAGGTGAGGTTCCCATCGTCGCCACCCTGGCGGCGGCCTCGGAGTCGGCGGCGGTGTCGGCGGACAAGAACGTGCTGGCCCAGACGAACCGCCTGCGCATCGCGCGCGTCAAGGACCAGGCCGTCGAGCTCGCCGACAAGGGAGACTTCACCATGGCCTCGCAGCGGCTGCGGCAGGTCATCGCCGAGCTCTCCACCCACCTGGACAAGGCCTCCTATGACATCGCCGAGGAGGTGGAGCAGCTCGCGCACTACGCGCAGCGTCTGGAGTCGAGGAAGTACGATCCCGTCATCCGCAAGGAGCTGAGGGATCAGTCCTACCAGGCGGGCACGCGCAGCCGTGGGGACCTGGCGCTGCGTGGGACGGCGGGCGGTTCGGCGGACGGCCTGGAGGCGGTGTCCAGCGCGGGCACGGGCATCGTCCTCGAGTGCGTGCGCGAGGGTGGCAAGCTGCGCATCCACGCCGCCTCCGAGGGCTACGATCCGAGCTTCAACGTGCAGTTCCCCCGGAGCGTGCGCGAGGAGGGGGTGACGTACGTGGTGGACAAGCTGGAGCCCTCGGGAGATGGCACCTTCTACCGCGTGGTGGGCTCCATCAAGCGGCTGGTCCGGCCGGGACAGGAGCGCGCGGCGCGGGCCTCGGACGCGACTCCCGCGAAGAAGAGCAAGCCCACGGCGTCGAAGGTGACGGCGGGCTCGGCGGCGGACCTGCCCACCACGAACAGCGTGGGCACGGGCGTCATCGTCCAGTGCATCAAGGAGGGCAGCAAGCTGCGCGCCCGCGTGGTGTCGGACGGTTACGATCCCGATCTCAACATCCGCTTCCCCCGCGACATCCGCGAGGAGAACGTGCTGTACGTGGTGGACGAGATCATCACGACCGGCAACGGCGGCTCGTACATCGCCTGCGGGGACATCCGCCGGCTCGTCCAGTAG